In a genomic window of Streptomyces koelreuteriae:
- a CDS encoding AAA family ATPase, with product MGATIRIHQLAIKTRTDQAVFPFSDQVTVVTGSIGVGKSSLLELLKFGLGATSAKLMPAVEQNVTAVEVQVTLGSRRYRLIREVGQNTVDVVDHATGELIGPWSTTNRKYMPKASQELLAALGLPADLRIPRKRTKPTSETVGVSFFDLYKYIYLGQNDIDTQVVGHANSHLDLKRRAVFELVYGLNSPELIDLAILKGKWADRAAQLKSRAEAIKDFLAQADEPELEQLEQLEQDTRRALEEATSLLDNVRNESGAVLEAQRSTRQRVSQLRGQLGELIAVRDATAADVRKSGSLMAQLRLDQQALQRADVAHRALSGLEFASCPRCLQDVRDREVASGHCLLCTQPEEASSEFDSGELKRLAAQISETQSLLKEDEESLELQQAKVRQVEEDLAELTMELERTASVLISPQLEEVQGLAMEIARYEAQLEKIESSAARWSNYQSSVDAASDAEEEATRVARQEAALQEDLSSNQSRINDLSLVFNEIVGALQLPWYMSAKIDEATYLPIVNGAKFDDLSVGGARKTIVNLAYHLANLKYGLSHADTLYPTLLIIDSPRKNIGQTTDDSIVGEKVYEYIMHLRAEFEGSFQMIIADNDVPTGTPEGYAELHFTYDAPLVPGVSHPGEGVETV from the coding sequence TTGGGTGCCACAATTCGAATCCATCAACTAGCCATCAAGACTCGCACCGACCAAGCCGTATTCCCATTTAGCGACCAGGTCACAGTGGTAACTGGGAGCATCGGCGTCGGGAAAAGCAGCCTCCTTGAGCTACTAAAATTTGGGCTCGGCGCCACGTCCGCTAAACTCATGCCGGCAGTGGAGCAAAATGTTACCGCGGTTGAGGTGCAGGTAACCCTCGGGAGTCGTCGTTACAGGCTGATCAGAGAAGTAGGTCAAAACACTGTTGACGTGGTCGACCATGCAACAGGTGAATTGATCGGACCTTGGTCCACGACCAACCGAAAATACATGCCAAAGGCCAGCCAGGAACTGCTAGCCGCCCTCGGTCTACCTGCTGACCTAAGAATCCCGAGGAAGCGAACCAAGCCTACAAGCGAAACGGTGGGAGTAAGTTTCTTTGATCTATATAAATACATTTACCTAGGTCAAAATGACATTGACACACAGGTTGTAGGGCATGCCAACTCTCACCTCGACCTCAAGCGTCGGGCAGTCTTTGAGCTGGTCTACGGATTGAATTCTCCGGAGCTAATCGATCTGGCGATCCTGAAAGGGAAATGGGCTGATAGGGCTGCTCAGCTCAAGTCAAGGGCGGAGGCTATCAAGGACTTCTTGGCCCAGGCCGACGAACCTGAACTAGAGCAACTCGAGCAACTAGAGCAGGACACTAGGCGGGCACTGGAAGAAGCAACTTCCCTGCTCGATAACGTGCGTAACGAGAGCGGCGCGGTCCTGGAAGCCCAGCGAAGCACACGACAGCGCGTAAGCCAGCTCAGAGGCCAGTTGGGCGAGCTAATCGCGGTACGCGATGCCACTGCCGCTGATGTTCGCAAGAGCGGATCATTGATGGCACAACTACGTCTCGATCAGCAGGCATTGCAACGGGCTGATGTCGCACATCGGGCGCTGAGTGGACTCGAATTCGCGTCATGTCCCCGATGCCTGCAAGATGTTAGGGATCGCGAGGTTGCGAGCGGGCACTGTCTGCTGTGCACGCAGCCTGAGGAAGCTTCAAGTGAATTCGACAGCGGAGAGCTAAAACGGCTTGCAGCGCAGATCAGTGAGACCCAGTCGCTACTGAAGGAGGATGAGGAATCTCTAGAACTCCAGCAGGCCAAAGTACGGCAGGTCGAGGAAGATCTGGCTGAATTGACGATGGAGCTGGAGCGCACTGCCTCAGTATTAATTAGCCCGCAACTTGAAGAGGTTCAAGGGCTGGCCATGGAAATTGCACGCTATGAAGCCCAACTTGAAAAGATTGAATCTTCTGCGGCACGCTGGAGTAACTATCAGAGTTCGGTTGATGCGGCGAGCGATGCCGAGGAGGAGGCAACCCGGGTAGCTCGGCAAGAAGCGGCACTTCAAGAAGACCTGTCTAGCAATCAGTCACGGATCAATGATCTTTCGCTCGTATTCAATGAAATCGTTGGCGCACTACAGCTTCCTTGGTATATGAGCGCCAAGATTGACGAGGCCACATACCTACCCATTGTTAACGGTGCGAAGTTCGACGACCTGTCAGTGGGTGGCGCCCGAAAGACGATCGTCAACCTTGCCTATCACCTAGCAAACCTGAAATATGGGCTCTCTCACGCAGATACCCTCTATCCAACCCTATTGATCATCGATAGCCCTCGGAAAAATATTGGGCAGACTACAGATGATTCAATTGTTGGTGAGAAGGTGTACGAGTACATCATGCATCTCCGGGCGGAGTTTGAGGGATCATTCCAAATGATCATCGCTGACAATGATGTCCCTACGGGAACCCCAGAGGGATACGCCGAATTGCACTTCACCTACGACGCACCGTTGGTTCCGGGTGTCAGTCATCCAGGTGAAGGAGTGGAAACAGTCTGA
- a CDS encoding GntR family transcriptional regulator, with protein MGTAAGGVGSGPRYVQIAEEIVQQIRAGVLKPGDMVPSESELVERYGVSGGTIRKAMVEVRGSGLVETRHGKGSIVKNRPPVRHRSSDRFRRSLRQGGQAAYLAESAQSGATAKVSVLYIGPMEAPEDAAERLGVPAGSQVLARRRLYFRNGTPVETASSYLPWEVVKEIPELFAENPGGGGIYARLEEHGHEFAEFVETLQARPASKAEASELALSPGAPVVHLIREARTTEGLVVEVCDTLMAADQFVFEYRIPAAD; from the coding sequence ATGGGAACTGCGGCTGGAGGGGTCGGTTCCGGGCCTCGGTACGTACAGATCGCGGAAGAGATCGTGCAGCAGATCCGGGCGGGGGTTCTCAAGCCTGGAGACATGGTGCCGAGTGAGTCCGAGCTGGTGGAGCGCTACGGCGTGTCCGGCGGGACGATCCGTAAGGCCATGGTCGAGGTCCGGGGGAGTGGGCTGGTCGAGACCCGGCATGGCAAGGGCTCGATCGTGAAGAACCGGCCTCCCGTGCGGCATCGCTCCTCCGATCGCTTCCGGCGGTCGCTTCGGCAGGGAGGGCAGGCGGCCTACCTCGCGGAGTCCGCCCAGTCCGGCGCCACCGCCAAGGTCAGCGTCCTCTACATCGGGCCTATGGAAGCGCCCGAGGATGCCGCCGAACGTCTGGGTGTCCCCGCCGGCTCGCAGGTCCTGGCCCGTCGGCGCCTCTACTTCCGCAACGGCACCCCGGTCGAGACCGCCTCCTCCTACCTCCCCTGGGAGGTCGTGAAGGAGATCCCGGAGCTTTTCGCCGAGAACCCCGGTGGGGGTGGCATCTACGCCCGACTCGAAGAGCACGGGCATGAGTTCGCGGAGTTCGTCGAGACGCTGCAAGCGCGGCCGGCCTCCAAGGCGGAGGCCTCGGAGCTGGCGCTGAGCCCGGGTGCGCCGGTGGTTCACCTGATCCGGGAGGCCCGTACGACCGAGGGTCTCGTGGTCGAGGTGTGCGACACGCTCATGGCCGCTGACCAGTTCGTTTTCGAGTATCGGATCCCCGCCGCCGACTGA
- a CDS encoding FtsK/SpoIIIE domain-containing protein → MTAFTVTLVLVAAAVGLLRWRRPAWYWLTFGVTLAVVRVLARYGSVMDACGLTVPPARWRLALARATNRPLPEARSPRILRLRPTRTGLVLRLKLRPGQDAFDLAAASDRLRHSFSMYGVTSRELRSGVVEVRMTGYDVLKRVQMPTETDTRPMRVPVALRQDGSVHYRDYRAIPHALTLGATESGKSVYQRNLVAGLAPMDVALVGIDCKQGVELFPLARRFSALADDPDTAAEVLDALVVRMERTYQLIRAQQRIAADVPDAEIAADIWNLPTDMRPVPVVVLVDEVAELALYANKEEEKRRDRIITALVRLAQLGRAAGIYLEICAQRFGSELGKGITMLRAQLTGRTAHRVNDETSANMAFGDIAPDAVLAAIQIPAEKRGLAIAGDSSGGWHRIRAPHTSLRQAVNICNRHADRTPDLPELAPYRPALSGPADAPAQPTEPSPATA, encoded by the coding sequence ATGACCGCCTTCACGGTCACCCTGGTGCTGGTCGCCGCCGCCGTAGGACTCCTGCGGTGGCGGCGCCCCGCCTGGTACTGGTTGACCTTCGGGGTCACGCTGGCCGTGGTGCGGGTCCTGGCCCGGTACGGCTCGGTCATGGATGCGTGCGGGCTGACCGTTCCGCCTGCGCGGTGGCGGCTCGCCCTGGCCCGTGCCACCAACCGGCCATTACCGGAGGCCCGTTCCCCGCGCATCCTCCGGCTGCGCCCGACTCGTACCGGCCTGGTCCTGCGGCTCAAGCTCCGGCCCGGGCAGGACGCCTTCGACCTCGCCGCCGCCTCGGACCGGCTTCGGCACTCGTTCTCGATGTACGGCGTAACCTCGCGTGAGCTGCGTTCTGGCGTCGTAGAGGTGCGGATGACCGGCTATGACGTACTCAAGCGGGTGCAGATGCCGACCGAGACAGACACCCGGCCGATGCGTGTGCCGGTCGCTCTGCGGCAGGACGGCTCAGTCCACTACCGCGACTACCGGGCGATACCCCACGCCCTCACCCTCGGGGCCACGGAGTCCGGCAAGTCCGTCTATCAACGCAATCTTGTCGCCGGACTCGCCCCTATGGACGTTGCTCTCGTCGGCATCGACTGCAAGCAGGGGGTAGAGCTGTTCCCGCTGGCCCGTCGGTTCTCCGCACTGGCCGACGATCCCGACACCGCCGCCGAAGTGCTCGATGCGCTCGTGGTTCGGATGGAGCGCACCTATCAGCTCATTCGGGCTCAGCAGCGGATCGCCGCCGACGTGCCCGATGCGGAGATCGCCGCCGACATCTGGAACCTGCCGACCGACATGCGTCCCGTCCCGGTCGTGGTCCTGGTCGACGAGGTTGCCGAACTCGCCCTGTACGCCAACAAGGAGGAGGAGAAGCGCCGGGACCGCATCATCACCGCTCTGGTCCGCCTCGCCCAGCTCGGCCGCGCGGCCGGCATCTACCTCGAAATCTGCGCGCAGCGCTTCGGCTCCGAACTCGGCAAGGGCATCACCATGCTTCGCGCCCAGCTCACCGGCCGCACCGCTCACCGCGTCAATGACGAGACCTCCGCCAACATGGCCTTCGGCGACATCGCCCCGGACGCCGTCCTCGCCGCCATTCAGATCCCGGCCGAGAAGCGGGGGCTCGCCATCGCGGGCGACTCCTCCGGTGGGTGGCACCGCATCCGGGCCCCGCATACCTCGCTCCGGCAGGCCGTGAACATCTGCAACCGGCACGCCGACCGGACTCCGGACCTGCCCGAGCTGGCTCCCTACCGACCCGCTCTCTCTGGCCCCGCCGACGCTCCTGCGCAGCCGACTGAGCCTTCTCCGGCCACCGCCTGA
- a CDS encoding SCO3933 family regulatory protein gives MRQIPVDTAGAVVMVAKSPQVKVRDRRTGEVATDMETGAKLMTVDVMFAANEEVEILSVTVPEPGITGELSMGTPVALTGLIARPWENDFNGQKRHGIAFRAVAVTSLADAAAGSKAA, from the coding sequence GTGCGCCAGATTCCCGTCGACACCGCCGGTGCGGTCGTGATGGTTGCCAAGTCCCCGCAGGTCAAGGTCCGTGACCGTCGGACCGGTGAGGTCGCGACCGACATGGAGACCGGGGCGAAGCTGATGACGGTCGACGTGATGTTCGCGGCCAACGAGGAGGTGGAGATCCTTTCCGTCACCGTCCCGGAGCCCGGGATCACCGGCGAGCTGTCCATGGGCACGCCGGTCGCGCTCACCGGCCTGATCGCCCGGCCCTGGGAGAACGACTTCAACGGCCAGAAGCGGCACGGCATCGCGTTCCGTGCAGTCGCGGTCACCTCGCTCGCCGACGCCGCCGCAGGGTCCAAGGCGGCCTGA
- a CDS encoding NUDIX hydrolase: MLLYMSQSQEASPSPLHSVSVAGVVVREDGHLLAIRRADNGTWQLPGGILELKETPEAGVAREVLEETGIHVEVDELTGVYKNLTRGIVALVFRCKPSGGTERTSSESTAVSWLTPDEVSERMSEVFAVRLLDALDGNGPHVRSHDGKRLIPAG; this comes from the coding sequence ATGCTCCTCTACATGAGTCAATCACAGGAAGCGTCACCGTCCCCCCTGCACTCCGTATCCGTGGCCGGAGTAGTGGTGCGCGAGGACGGCCACCTCCTGGCGATCCGCCGAGCCGACAACGGCACCTGGCAACTCCCCGGCGGCATCCTCGAACTCAAGGAGACCCCCGAGGCCGGCGTAGCCCGCGAGGTCCTGGAGGAAACGGGTATCCACGTCGAGGTGGACGAACTGACCGGCGTCTACAAGAACCTGACCCGCGGCATCGTGGCCCTGGTCTTCCGCTGCAAGCCCTCGGGCGGCACCGAACGCACGTCAAGCGAGTCCACGGCAGTCTCCTGGCTCACGCCCGACGAGGTCAGCGAGCGCATGTCCGAGGTCTTCGCAGTCAGGCTCTTGGATGCTTTGGACGGCAACGGCCCCCACGTACGAAGCCACGACGGCAAGCGCCTAATCCCAGCGGGATAA
- a CDS encoding DUF2637 domain-containing protein, which produces MGARHGLRVDAVLVQAVIAGALSFAHLHDLAAAAGQDGWKAWAYPVSVDLLLVAAWRRLRSEGPSRLAWCWFLVALFASLGANVATAGFLDLNDPPALLRLGIAGWPAVAFLGGTLLAHSAAAESEPVTAAPVADTSHAEPPAEQSAPDARRPSATEAMPEPDVDPALAMAPVPPASDPAADSVPQVPAVLVDHARKVADEYRARTGAPIDPDTLRSRLGVPPQLAEAIAAQLT; this is translated from the coding sequence ATGGGCGCCCGTCACGGACTCCGTGTCGACGCGGTCCTGGTTCAGGCCGTGATTGCCGGTGCTCTGTCCTTCGCCCACCTGCACGACCTGGCCGCCGCTGCCGGTCAGGACGGCTGGAAGGCGTGGGCCTACCCGGTCAGTGTCGACCTGCTCCTGGTGGCCGCCTGGCGGCGCCTGCGCAGTGAGGGACCGTCCCGGCTGGCCTGGTGCTGGTTCCTCGTCGCACTGTTCGCGTCACTCGGCGCCAACGTGGCTACCGCCGGGTTCCTCGACCTGAACGACCCGCCCGCCCTCCTCCGCCTCGGCATCGCCGGTTGGCCTGCGGTCGCCTTTCTCGGTGGCACGCTCCTTGCCCACTCGGCAGCTGCGGAGTCGGAGCCGGTTACGGCGGCACCCGTCGCGGACACGTCGCATGCTGAGCCCCCGGCCGAGCAGTCGGCACCGGATGCCCGACGCCCTTCGGCCACGGAAGCCATGCCTGAGCCTGACGTGGACCCCGCCCTCGCCATGGCACCCGTCCCTCCAGCTTCGGATCCAGCCGCGGACTCCGTCCCTCAGGTCCCCGCCGTCCTGGTCGACCACGCCCGCAAGGTCGCCGACGAGTACCGCGCCCGTACCGGCGCCCCGATCGACCCCGACACCCTGCGCTCCCGCCTCGGCGTCCCGCCGCAGCTCGCCGAAGCCATCGCCGCCCAACTCACCTGA